One Rosa chinensis cultivar Old Blush chromosome 5, RchiOBHm-V2, whole genome shotgun sequence genomic region harbors:
- the LOC121053130 gene encoding uncharacterized protein LOC121053130 isoform X1 → MDEDLFGEHGRSSEDPLKKLTKSPVLDGYADEGPHEELIHDEHKPDHVTRVKQQPQKTLRSRKQQRSKPKAPIFAISGLITPENAHLMKFLFRKNGIGEDKWSEVVASYGDYAVTRKEFQCLSPATPLSCKVINISAAYLNEPESEHWFLPSFFGERARVKDESCSYAKWLTSTIEMCGLKRFHRRLQQCSKIFIPLHDNMEDHWILLVMHLPEKKAEVLDSFPDVRSRERRMDHARDVMAMLQKVFGTETTWSNSKFYHFPSFTLNFSDFNPTHEQKSESGVFVIRHMQYYRGMWSTTFHSEDQRTRLALEIVLHPRNEHRQILIGAAAGASMPPIGESELFKNIPLPPTGRKFRSHRKRRDHVSKDV, encoded by the exons ATGGATGAGGATTTGTTTGGTGAACATGGGAGAAGCAGTGAAGACCCACTAAAAAAATTGACCAAGTCACCAGTGCTGGATGGCTATGCTGATGAGGGACCCCATGAGGAACTCATACATGATGAG CACAAACCTGACCACGTTACGAGGGTTAAACAGCAGCCCCAAAAGACTCTTCGTTCTCGGAAGCAACAAAGGAGTAAACCCAAAGCCCCAATTTTTGCAATAAGCGGTCTCATCACACCTGAGAATGCACATCTCATGAAATTTTTATTTAGGAAGAATGGAATTGGAGAAGACAAGTGGAG TGAAGTAGTAGCTAGTTATGGTGACTACGCCGTTACTAGAAAGGAATTTCAGTGTCTCTCTCCAGCAACTCCACTATCTTGCAAG GTCATAAACATATCTGCGGCGTATTTGAATGAGCCGGAGTCAGAACATTGgtttctcccttccttttttgGG GAACGAGCGAGGGTAAAAGATGAATCATGTAGCTATGCTAAGTGGCTCACATCAACCATTGAGATGTGTGGTCTGAAGAGGTTTCATCGCCGTCTCCAACAATGCTCCAAG ATATTCATTCCCTTGCACGACAATATGGAAGACCACTGGATTCTGTTGGTCATGCACCTCCCTGAAAAAAAGGCAGAGGTGCTGGACAGCTTCCCTGATGTAAGGTCACGTGAGAGGCGAATGGATCATGCAAGAGATGTG ATGGCAATGTTGCAGAAGGTATTTGGTACTGAAACAACATGGTCAAACTCCAAATTTTATCATTTTCCATCATTCACTCTTAACTTTTCGGACTTTAACCCAACGCATGAACAAAAATCTGAGAGCGGGGTATTTGTTATAAGGCACATGCAGTACTACCGTGGCATGTGGTCAACAACG TTTCATTCGGAGGACCAGCGTACTCGATTGGCACTTGAAATTGTTCTTCATCCAAGGAATGAACACCGTCAAATATTGATTGGAGCAGCAGCAGGAGCTTCGATGCCGCCAATAGGTGAAAGTGAGCTATTCAAAAATATTCCTCTTCCACCAACCGGAAGAAAGTTTCGTAGCCACCGTAAGCGGCGAGATCATGTGTCGAAGGACGTCTAG
- the LOC121053130 gene encoding uncharacterized protein LOC121053130 isoform X2, translating into MDEDLFGEHGRSSEDPLKKLTKSPVLDGYADEGPHEELIHDEHKPDHVTRVKQQPQKTLRSRKQQRSKPKAPIFAISGLITPENAHLMKFLFRKNGIGEDKWSEVVASYGDYAVTRKEFQCLSPATPLSCKVINISAAYLNEPESEHWFLPSFFGERARVKDESCSYAKWLTSTIEMCGLKRFHRRLQQCSKIFIPLHDNMEDHWILLVMHLPEKKAEVLDSFPDVRSRERRMDHARDVMAMLQKAHAVLPWHVVNNVSFGGPAYSIGT; encoded by the exons ATGGATGAGGATTTGTTTGGTGAACATGGGAGAAGCAGTGAAGACCCACTAAAAAAATTGACCAAGTCACCAGTGCTGGATGGCTATGCTGATGAGGGACCCCATGAGGAACTCATACATGATGAG CACAAACCTGACCACGTTACGAGGGTTAAACAGCAGCCCCAAAAGACTCTTCGTTCTCGGAAGCAACAAAGGAGTAAACCCAAAGCCCCAATTTTTGCAATAAGCGGTCTCATCACACCTGAGAATGCACATCTCATGAAATTTTTATTTAGGAAGAATGGAATTGGAGAAGACAAGTGGAG TGAAGTAGTAGCTAGTTATGGTGACTACGCCGTTACTAGAAAGGAATTTCAGTGTCTCTCTCCAGCAACTCCACTATCTTGCAAG GTCATAAACATATCTGCGGCGTATTTGAATGAGCCGGAGTCAGAACATTGgtttctcccttccttttttgGG GAACGAGCGAGGGTAAAAGATGAATCATGTAGCTATGCTAAGTGGCTCACATCAACCATTGAGATGTGTGGTCTGAAGAGGTTTCATCGCCGTCTCCAACAATGCTCCAAG ATATTCATTCCCTTGCACGACAATATGGAAGACCACTGGATTCTGTTGGTCATGCACCTCCCTGAAAAAAAGGCAGAGGTGCTGGACAGCTTCCCTGATGTAAGGTCACGTGAGAGGCGAATGGATCATGCAAGAGATGTG ATGGCAATGTTGCAGAAG GCACATGCAGTACTACCGTGGCATGTGGTCAACAACG TTTCATTCGGAGGACCAGCGTACTCGATTGGCACTTGA
- the LOC121049202 gene encoding uncharacterized protein LOC121049202, whose translation MLLWDLVSVIDIEGPTLLYKIHIASEISTRIISLQFETCSFNGFDKNVLAVATEDSSVLALDSDNGNTLSTSLVHPKKPTRALLMQILDSSKGSSVEDAMQKQSLLLLCSEKAAYIYSFTHVMLGVKKVIYKKKFQSSCCWASTFYTSDVGLILVFTTGKIEIRSLHDLSLIKETSIRAFTYSTSKLSSHAGNSICSSSEGELVMVNSDQEIFLFSLIFQKQSFW comes from the exons ATGTTGCTGTGGGATCTA GTTTCAGTTATTGATATAGAAGGGCCCACTCTATTATATAAAATCCACATTGCAAGTGAAATTTCTACCCGCATCATCTCTCTGCAGTTTGAAACCTGCAGTTTTAATGGTTTCGACAAGAATGTCTTAGCTGTTGCAACAGAGGACTCATCTGTTTTGGCTCTTGATAGTGATAATGGAAACACATTGAGCACTAGTCTGGTTCATCCCAAGAAACCCACTAGAGCACTTTTAATGCAGATATTGG ACTCCAGCAAAGGGAGTAGTGTTGAGGATGCCATGCAAAAGCAGTCTTTGCTACTGCTATGTTCCGAAAAAGCAGCATACATATATTCCTTCACACATGTCATGCTG GGAGTTAAGAAGGTAATATACAAGAAGAAATTTCAATCATCTTGTTGCTGGGCATCGACATTCTACACCTCTGATGTTGGCCTTATACTCGTTTTTACAACTGGAAAAATTGAGATAAG GTCCTTGCATGACTTATCTTTGATAAAGGAGACTTCAATAAGGGCCTTCACATATTCCACATCAAAACTAAGTTCACATGCTGGCAATTCGATATGCTCTTCATCCGAAGGAGAACTTGTTATG GTGAACAGTGATCAAgaaatctttctcttctctctcattttCCAGAAGCAAAGCTTTTGGTAA